Genomic window (Gasterosteus aculeatus chromosome 1, fGasAcu3.hap1.1, whole genome shotgun sequence):
TGTCTCAGTCTTCATAACTGCATAACACTGTAAGCTATCGGACaaaccaggaatcaggaaacatttattaccaaaatatgccaaacatacaaggaatttgtcttggcggttagtgcgcgacagtagacagacaagacagcagtgcacaagtaataaaataaagtaaaatgaaatgctaatgcaatgggttagtagaataaggctatgggttagtataaaacaagggaataaagtaaaaaaatttaaatattaaaaaagttagaaagaaaaatattaagcataaagtgcactaacgaacaagtaaccaacaagtaacaaagtgacgagtgacgacaaagtgatgaattgcagttaaagtgacgtgtgcagtgtgaaggggagtgaccggtgggatgttatagtcagtcagtgggggaccgggctctgttgatgagcctgactgccgacgggaagaaactgttggtgtggcgggaggtcttagtcctgatggacctcagcctcctgccagatggaaggggcacaaacaggttttgtccggggtgagaggggtcggccacgatctttttagcacgcttcagcgacctggaagcgaacaagtcctgcagggacggcagattgcagccgatcaccctctctgcagagcggatgacacgctgcagcctgcccttgtccttggctgtggctgcagcgtaccagacggtgatggaggagcagaggatggactcgatgataacattatatataatataataacattatatataatatatagaacATAACATTATATCcagtaccaaaaaaaaaaaaacgaaaatacTGTACTATGCATCATCTCTCCGCCTAGCTGGATCTGGCCAGAAAATTTCATCCACATCACAGGCAATATCCTCATTGGCAAGACAGCGTGGGAAGAACCGTCTGGAATGCCGAATCCATCCCTGTACTGCCACAGCGTCAATTTGGTCACAGGCCTCCTCCATGGCCTGaatgaggggtacctgagcctGGAGCCGGAGATCGTACACCTTCCACCGCCATGCCGAGAAAAACTCCTCGATAGGGTTAAGAAATGGAGAGTATGGTGGGAGGTAAAGAAGTGTAAACTGTTGATGGTGTTAAAACCAGTCCTGGACCAGAGCAGAGCGGTGGAATGAAACATTGTCCCAGACGACAGTGAATTGCATCTGGTGCATCTGGTTAACTGCAGTGATGATGTTTTGCAATCGGTCCAAAAATGTGAGAATGTGAGCTGTGTTATATGGCCCCATATTGGCATGACGGTGGACCCCATTCTGGGTGATGGCAGCACAAAGGGTGATGTTACCCCCACGTAGCCCTCTGGCCAATgttgtttctccctctccttcttaACTGTGAGGTTAAACCCTGCctcatcaatatatatatattcctgagGGATTGCCTCAGCATCCATCTGTAAAACTCTCTGAAATACAGCGAAAGACCAGATTGTGTAGTTCAGCATAGATTTAGTATACAGTACATGTAAAAAGGTATGCAACATTAGAGTACTAAAGTGAACAATACATACCTCCACATACTCATGCCGCAGCTGCTTGACCCTCTCGGAGTTGCCCTCAAAAGGCCCTCGATAAATCTGCTTTATCATAACCTGATTTTTGGTCAGGATGCGTGCCAGTGTAGAAATAGACACCTGATTGACATCTTGGAAAATGTCATGGTCGCCAATAATGTTAGCTTGGATTTCTCTAAGCCTTATTACATTATTGGCTAGAACCATGTTAACAATCTCTCTTTCTTGCTGTTGGTTGAATATGGCACCCTTCCTCCTTGTTGTGCTCGAGCCTCAATCCTATGTAGAACAAAATACATGTAACCTACTGTAAAATGTCACAGGAAGGGGTATCAAAAGTGCTGATATGGTGCATACAATAAGCAGCTGtaaacagattatttttttatctgttttctCGTCGAAAGATCCTAATGACAGATGCCACTGTGAATCTGCTAAGATTCGGCTGAACTCGTAGTCCAGCCTCCCTCAGCGTCAACCCATGGTTGACTACATGGTCAACAAGTATGGCACGAATTTCATCTGACAAATTTGGTCCTCTTCTTTGAGCCTCTCCTGCTTCAGGTCTTCCTCTACCTCTACCTCTACCTCGGcctctgcctcttcctccttctgcttctcctcctcctcctcctcctcggattCCCCCTCTCACCCTCGCTCTTCTCCCTCTGATTCCTTCCATTTTGGTTGAAGATAGGTGAACTCACCTGCTGCATTTTTATAGTGCTCAAACCTGATTTTTGTGTCTACAATTAAGCAATCATGTGTTTGCGCACCTGATGGCTGTGTTCAACTAATTGCCACAAAGTGTGGTAATTTGACTTGCAGTTCTTTGGAATTGCAAGGAAGTGACATCTTGATATACGTCTGTGTCTAAAGCATAAaagtgtgtttagtgttttgcAAATCACTTGCGTgtattgttttgcaaaaagtgtgATGTTGACATGTGCTTATAGTGGTGCAAATCTGAGCCGTTGTTTTGCTCCTTGAGTGAAGGTTTTGATAATTGTgtaatacttttgattttagtATTTATCCAGTCGTAAAAAACTAAGTGCAAAAAAGTAAGGTGATGTGTACTTATTTTATGAATAACACTTTTTTATAGGAGTTTACatattataatgcaattaattacacaaacactacacaaaCTGAAGCACTTAAATTCTACTTAtgacttatctatagcaagttgtaaattagcttatttgatgaaattgcactggtttcttgttcttgACCAGTGCCATGTGCGTCTGGTGCCTTGTCGCGTCATTTATCGTTCAACCCTTCATGTTATGCCTGGAACATCTACCCTGAACCTTGTCCCTGTGTGATGTAAGTCCCTGTTCCCCGTCTGTGTTTTTTCCATGTCTTTGTTAGTTTCCCTCTAGCATTTTGGATTTATTAAAAGTATTGTTTTTGTCAAACTGCTTGAGCCCTACTTCCTGCCTCACCTCCCTCGTTCTTGACAAAATAACTTGTAAGGTATTGGTTGCTGGACAATATTTTATCAAGATATTTAAGACCTATTTCTATAAAATCTAAAAGCAAGTTTTCCTTTGCATGGTCCCATTGCCTATAGTCAGTCATTTTATAAGTGACCAACCATTTATAAAACATTCATAATTACGTAATTTTGTGCACGTAGCACAATAACATTAagtacagttgtggtcaaaagtttacatagacttgtaaagaacatgtcatggctctcctgagtttcccgttatttctacaagtctgatttttctctgagagtgattggaacagatacttttgtcacaataaacattcatgaagtttggttatTTTTAGGACTTTATTATgagttaacagaaaaagtgatcaaatctgctgggtcaaaaatatacaatatatatttggttacatgtcccttggccattttcacttcaattaggcgcttttggtagcCATCCGCAAGagtctcgttgaatctttgaccactcctGACAGAAatggtgcagttcagttaaatttgatggctttctgacctggacttgtttcttcagcattgtccacatgttctcaatgggatttaagtcaggactttgggaaggccattctaaaactaattctagcctgatttagccatcctattaccacttttgatgtgCGTTTGGGGGttattgtcctgttggaagaccCAACTGCGCCCAAGATCCTACCTTTGGGCTGATTTTAGGTTGTCTTAAAGAATTTGTAGGTAATCCTCCTTCATTATCCTATTTACtctgtaaagcaccagttccattggcagcaaaacagcataatactaccactaccgtgcttgacggtagacatggtgttcttggggttaagggcctcaccttttctcctccaaacatattgctgggcattgtggccaaacagctcgATTTTTGATTTGTCGGACCatagaactttcctccagaagggcttatctttgtccatgtgatcagcagAAAACTACAGTCGAGCCTTACGGTGCCACTTTTGAAGCAagggcttccttcttgcacggcagcctctcagtccatggagatgcaaaacacgcttgactgtggacacagacacctgtgttccagcagcttctagtTCTTagcagatctgctttttggtggttctcggttgactcttcaccctcctgaccaattttctctcagcagcaggtgatagcttgtgtttCTTCCTGATCGTGGCAGTGAGAAAACAGTGCCATGCACTTGAtacttacaaacaattgtttgcactgttgctcttgggacctgcagctgctatgcaatggctccaagtgactttcctgacttgttcaagtcaatgattcaCTTTTTCAGCTCCATGCTGacctcctttgactttcccattgtagcatTTGTGGGcatttgtatccaatgagccctATTTAAATGTCCTCAGagaagtcaccagctgtagtcactcataatcaCTCACAGGAATATAAGACACAactttctaagtcaccaaaattgctaattcatgttgctctaTGTATATTTGTGACCCAGCATATTTTGCCACtctttctgttaacccataataaagtcataaaagtgACGAAgtagtatctgttccaatcactatcagagaaaaatctgagttgtagaaataactggaaactcaagcgagccatgacattatgttctttacaagtgtatgtaaacttttgaccacaactgtatatcCGAGCTCTCTAAACTGTgggaaaaaatacatcaaaagtatttttatacaaaatattaaaataaaactaaatattgGCACCccgaaaatgtaacaaaatacacgtattttgtatttaaaatgtttcagaTTTCTTATAATTTGGTAtttggctatatatatatatatatatatatatatatatatatgctataGATGAgttagttattttttatttatttattaatgggACTTAACAGCCCATAAACTTTGGCTTTgtatcaacaagaaaaaaatcatCACAAAGGAATAGCATGTCACATTAGGCCTGTGTGTACTATAAAGACAAGATATTAAATTAAAACCAGTTATACACAGGTAAATAGCCTAAATCCCGTCCAAGATACAGACACGGGCTGTTTCCATCTGTCGTTCCATCTGTGTTTGTCAATGGTCCTTCTTGAACATCATCTTGCTGAGACGGGATGTTTTCCACCTGGCCAACTGTAGAATGTATGAAATCATACAACTAAGAatactttattgttttttctaacAAATGGACATCTTTATTTAACAAAGTTGCAGCAGTCGTCCAGATCCATTCTCTCCACTACTGCTCAAGTACAAGAAGACTCACAATTCATGACATTGactgcagctgaggccaattacgcctccacctggcaccgtcaGCTTTTTTGAGATTTGTGGAGGAagtattttgcattttaaatagaaaattACTCAAAtactaaaaaagtattttttacaaattatgTTAATTTTTATTGGCCcaatcaaaacagaaaatactCAAAGGTAATTGAAATATGAATACTATGAATGCTGGTTTAACTTGTGAGCAGAACTATGTTAGCAAAGCTGTTGAATTCCCAAAGTGCAGATGCAATGAAGGCTAGTACTGAGAACAAACTGCGCTGATTTGATGATCCATTAAAGCTCTTGAAAACTTGTTTTCTTAGGCAAAAGTGGCAATAATTATTTATGAAGAAACAACCATCATTCATGAGTACTAAACTGAAGTGGCTGTGGTTTTGGCTGATTCAATAAACTGATTTGTCTTACATTGGTATATACTGGTTGGTGTAATACCTGTTCACCCTTTTCGAACACACCTGAGCCAACTTTAAACCAGACACCAGAAACCTGTCATACTATTACCATACTAGTTATTTAAATAAGTTAGTGTTCATTTATCATCAATTGAAATAATGAAATTctttttctatgaaaaaaaaGGTCCTCATGTATGTTATTTATGATGTTTTAGTTATATTGTGTCGGTATGTTTATCTATTAATAATTATTGAATCTAATTAAAATCTTGGCATTTATTACAAATTTAACATTTCTGTTACATAATCTCTGACCCCCGTATCTTTGATAACACACCTCTTTACAGGGAAAATGGGAAGATTACTAATAACACCACCGGGGGAATTACAGCCACGGAAatactacaccatctaacacaatTAATATTAACAGATAATTAACAACCGAATCGAAGGGATTTTGAGGAAAGCATTTTATGCCAGACCAGACAGTCTTTCACTGAGCTCCCACAGCTTCTTTGCTGCAGCGTCATCCTTGGCTTTGGCATAGACCTGTTTCACACTGCAGTTGGAGAAGTAACGTCCATGGAAGAGTTCGATCCCCTCCTGAACAGCACAGTGCAGGGTGGTCTGGGCTCCCTGATCAGtgtttttgaagaaaaacaaagtcagGGGCTTCAGGAGCATTTTGATTAGAGAGTCGGTGTTTCTTGTCAGTTCAGTGTTGATTGCAcctgtaaaagaaaataaacggtacatttttgctttttgtatTGTTCAGACAGGCCCCAAGtccaacattttcaaaataattgcCATGAGTATGTCATTTAAAGGTAGAGGGCATCCCCTTTGAAACcaatatgaattaaatataTCCCTCTTATTAACCTGCACCCCCTTCCCCCGTTGCCCTCCCCTGCAGGATCAGAGGGATTGTCAAGTTGGATGTGCTGGATAATCACGGTCGTTCGTGCAAGTAAGAATCTACGTACTTAACTCTATGGCCTCTTATAAAGTACCAGTGCAGACTCCCTGTTTACAGAGCTTAAATCCATGGCTTTGGAATAGTGATATACTCTTTCTACTGACCCGGATGGAGGGAATAGCAGGTGACCTTGGTTTCCTGCAGTCTCTTGGCCAGCTCATGGGTGAAGAGAATGTTGCACAGCTTGCTATCAGAGtagacctgcagctgctgcatgaATGAGGTCCCCAGTCCCAGAGCTTTGTGGGTGTTCAGGCAGTCAAAATCAATTTTTCCAAAGTTGTGTGCCATAGATGACACGTTCACCACCCTACTAGATCCACACTCTTTCAGCCGGTCCAGCAACAGGTTGGTTAATAGGAAGTGACCAATGTGGTTGACGCCAAACATCATCCCAAGTCCGTCCTCTGTTCGACCCTGCAGGAAAATACCTGAAGAAAAAACATGGAGAAAGCTTAATCCTGTTTTCAGACAATGGTAAAAACAAAGTAGACAAGGCTTGAAACTATCTAACACCTGTGGAATATTAAAATTATTCTTTGAATATACACACTTTCGGAGGAACAAGAAAAGACTTGCATTATCTTATTTTTACTgttactcatttattttgaaaagagtaaaaagattgaaaaaacagtgtgtgtaaatatacGGAAATTGATTCAACGTTTCAACTATAAGTGGCCGGGCCGGAACATAAGGGGGTGCGGAAAGGGGTGAAGCCAAGACCCATTGCTTGGGGGCAAGGTAGTTATGCAATTGAGAGACATTTTGGAGGAGGACCAGTCACCAGACCTGCAGAAGTGCTGCGGGGGAGGGGCAGGAAGACAACCAGACCCCAAGAGTTGCTCTCGGAACTGGGGCTCCGGAGAACGGGACACTGGGGAACTGCGTCTGTCAAGTTCAGAGCTGTGGAGACTGGCACTCAGGGTACTGGGGGTTGGGGCTCCAGAAACTCTGGGGGCCGGCAGCAGCCTAAACAAAAGCTGGGGGTCAGCGGGACTAGGAACAGAGTGTCGCTGGACAGAAACTGCAGTGAGCTGCATTGGGCTAAACAGCCGACCGGACAGGTGGAGCAAGGGTCGGCTTGACCACCATCAGGGCGTGCAGAACTAAGTTACTGTGGCTTGGCAACGTCCGGAACTAGCGATTGCTACGGCTCATAGGCGGCAGCTAGAATCGGGGGGCAGATGTGATATGAAACTATCACCAGGAGGCCCATTAAGGAGTTAGGGCAAGCTGAGTGGTCAGCTCATTGCCAGGTGACTGGAAAACAGTTGGCGGAAAGCGAGTCAAAATATTTGCAGTAAAGTGACGAGTTGGTGGCTAGCTGGTTGAGAGGCATTGTGGGAATCACGGGTATTAAGAAACTCGTCTTCCCAGTCCAGTAAATAGTTCCTTCCAGTGCAAAACAGGATTTGGGGTTTGAGCTCAGTTTACCTAAAGAGTTAGTTGAACTTGAAATATCAAGTGTAACTGTGCCCAACCAATCATTTCAGAGTAGTTTGTGCTTGATGGAGGTGGAATCTAGGGATGAATAGCGGTGActttaataaatacaaacatgttcaaaataaaacttaCGGAgagtaggatattagaaataa
Coding sequences:
- the LOC120829878 gene encoding dehydrogenase/reductase SDR family member 13 — translated: MSTFMLVVGAVIGVAYIYRHVVVKGKRCTSEAKLHGKTVIVTGSNTGIGKTTAIDLAKRGARVILACRSKLRGEAALEEVKNKSGSNQVVFMPLDLGSLQSVRSFAETFLKSEPRLDILINNAGIFLQGRTEDGLGMMFGVNHIGHFLLTNLLLDRLKECGSSRVVNVSSMAHNFGKIDFDCLNTHKALGLGTSFMQQLQVYSDSKLCNILFTHELAKRLQETKVTCYSLHPGAINTELTRNTDSLIKMLLKPLTLFFFKNTDQGAQTTLHCAVQEGIELFHGRYFSNCSVKQVYAKAKDDAAAKKLWELSERLSGLA